One region of Deltaproteobacteria bacterium genomic DNA includes:
- a CDS encoding sulfite exporter TauE/SafE family protein yields the protein MDTGVPGAIWAAWLGILTSISPCPLATNIAAISYIGKGADPRETAVCGLAYTAGRMASYLALGTLLVAGLLSSSVLSCFLQQHMNRILGPVLILTGMILLELLSWKTTGGGLTERVRRRADKGGATGAGLLGASFALSFCPVSAALFFGSLIPLSLKYRSPVAFPLLFGAGTALPVLLFAGLISFGSRSFGQVYDRMRQVEHWGRRVTGIVFILAGIHYSMIYIFEVG from the coding sequence ATGGACACGGGGGTTCCCGGCGCGATATGGGCCGCGTGGCTGGGAATCCTGACCTCGATCAGTCCCTGTCCCCTGGCGACGAACATCGCCGCAATCTCCTACATCGGGAAAGGCGCCGATCCCCGGGAAACGGCCGTTTGCGGGTTGGCGTACACGGCCGGACGGATGGCCTCGTATCTGGCGCTCGGCACCCTCCTCGTGGCGGGACTCCTGTCCTCCTCCGTGCTGTCCTGCTTTCTGCAACAACACATGAACCGGATCCTGGGGCCTGTCCTGATCCTTACGGGCATGATCCTCCTCGAGCTTCTGTCCTGGAAAACAACGGGGGGCGGCCTGACCGAGAGAGTGCGCCGCCGGGCGGACAAAGGAGGAGCGACAGGCGCCGGGCTGCTCGGCGCCTCTTTCGCCCTTTCCTTCTGCCCGGTATCCGCGGCGCTCTTCTTCGGAAGCCTGATCCCACTCTCCCTGAAATACCGATCCCCGGTCGCGTTTCCACTTCTCTTCGGAGCGGGAACCGCCCTGCCGGTCCTGCTGTTCGCCGGGCTGATCTCCTTCGGCTCCCGGTCCTTCGGACAGGTCTACGACCGCATGCGCCAGGTGGAGCATTGGGGCCGGCGGGTGACGGGGATCGTCTTCATCCTTGCGGGAATCCACTATTCAATGATTTACATATTCGAGGTCGGCTGA